Proteins from one Microbacterium proteolyticum genomic window:
- a CDS encoding rhomboid family intramembrane serine protease has product MSTTEEFRRNSDNFCYRHPDRQSFVLCQRCLRTVCPECRTPAAVGVICPECMAQQQATETPAQKKAQRRWSRSAPMAAVASGRPVATLTIIAITGLAYVIGLVPGVGGIISNALAFYPPFLVPQFGPIEPWRLFTAALVHSGFFHIGLNMLALWFIGRNLEPLLGRWRFVVLYLLGALGGSVAVALLAPSTIVVGASGAIFALFGALLVIGRHIGADIRVIAVLIGINFAWPFVVAFISSLTTGDFGAALANVGVSWQAHLGGLVVGALVGLIYARTRLLRQRPVQIGLLIALTIVLFGLLVIPVVVYY; this is encoded by the coding sequence AGCGACAACTTCTGCTACCGGCATCCCGACCGGCAGAGCTTCGTGCTCTGTCAGCGGTGTCTGCGCACGGTATGCCCCGAGTGTCGGACCCCCGCCGCCGTCGGCGTCATCTGCCCGGAGTGCATGGCCCAGCAGCAGGCCACCGAGACTCCGGCGCAGAAGAAGGCGCAGCGCCGCTGGTCGCGTTCGGCCCCGATGGCCGCGGTCGCGAGCGGCAGGCCCGTCGCGACGCTGACGATCATCGCGATCACCGGGCTGGCCTACGTGATCGGCCTCGTCCCCGGCGTCGGCGGCATCATCAGCAACGCGCTGGCGTTCTACCCACCGTTCCTCGTCCCGCAGTTCGGACCGATCGAGCCCTGGCGCCTGTTCACCGCGGCTCTCGTCCACTCCGGGTTCTTCCACATCGGCCTCAACATGCTGGCGCTGTGGTTCATCGGCCGCAACCTCGAGCCGTTGCTCGGCCGCTGGCGGTTCGTCGTGCTGTACCTGCTCGGTGCACTCGGCGGCTCGGTCGCCGTGGCGCTTCTCGCCCCCTCCACGATCGTCGTGGGTGCCTCCGGGGCGATCTTCGCGCTCTTCGGCGCGCTCCTGGTCATCGGCCGGCACATCGGCGCCGACATCCGCGTCATCGCGGTGCTCATCGGCATCAACTTCGCGTGGCCGTTCGTGGTGGCCTTCATCTCGTCGCTGACCACCGGCGACTTCGGTGCGGCGCTCGCTAACGTCGGCGTCTCGTGGCAGGCGCACCTCGGCGGGCTCGTCGTCGGTGCCCTCGTCGGATTGATCTACGCGCGCACGCGGCTGCTCCGCCAGCGTCCCGTTCAGATCGGGCTGCTGATCGCCCTCACGATCGTGCTGTTCGGGCTGCTCGTGATCCCCGTCGTGGTCTACTACTGA
- a CDS encoding cell division protein CrgA: MARTGNGEDPIAERNENGSTPNPVWFLPIMIGLMLVGLVWVLVFYLSNSQFPVPGIGAWNLVIGFGIAFVGFLMTTRWR; encoded by the coding sequence ATGGCACGTACTGGCAACGGCGAAGACCCGATCGCTGAGCGCAACGAGAACGGTTCCACGCCCAACCCGGTGTGGTTCCTCCCGATCATGATCGGTCTCATGCTCGTCGGCTTGGTATGGGTGCTCGTCTTCTACTTGAGCAACTCGCAGTTCCCCGTGCCGGGCATCGGCGCGTGGAACCTCGTCATCGGATTCGGGATCGCCTTCGTCGGCTTCCTGATGACGACGCGCTGGCGCTGA
- a CDS encoding class E sortase, whose amino-acid sequence MSTVEQPLTRRASRRRPQRRRRVTVLGVLGDLLLTAGVVVLLFVGWQLWIGDAIIGAQFKSEAGALTEEWAAAPATPSPSASPDGSGPVEAPALAQPGNGEVFGVLRVPRLGPDYQFKLAGGVSASVTLDPIGIGHYPDTAMPGQQGNFAIAGHRGSHGAPFADLPSLRIGDAVVVETPDGWYTYRFRNLEYVRPDGVEVLLPTPQQPEVQATDKLITMTTCSPRYGSTERAIAYGVFESFTPRADGPPASLTTGAA is encoded by the coding sequence GTGTCCACGGTCGAGCAGCCCCTCACGCGCCGCGCGTCCCGACGTCGTCCGCAACGACGACGCCGGGTCACCGTGCTGGGCGTGCTCGGGGATCTGCTGCTGACGGCCGGCGTGGTCGTGCTCCTCTTCGTCGGCTGGCAACTGTGGATCGGCGATGCGATCATCGGCGCCCAGTTCAAGAGCGAAGCCGGCGCCCTGACCGAGGAGTGGGCGGCCGCTCCGGCGACCCCGAGCCCTTCGGCCTCGCCCGACGGCTCCGGTCCCGTGGAGGCTCCCGCCCTGGCGCAGCCCGGGAACGGCGAGGTCTTCGGAGTGCTCCGGGTCCCCCGTCTCGGACCCGACTACCAGTTCAAGCTCGCCGGGGGCGTGAGCGCCTCGGTGACCCTGGACCCCATCGGGATCGGCCACTACCCCGACACCGCGATGCCGGGTCAGCAGGGCAACTTCGCCATCGCCGGGCACCGCGGCAGCCACGGCGCCCCCTTCGCCGACCTGCCGTCGCTGCGCATCGGTGACGCGGTCGTCGTCGAGACGCCCGACGGCTGGTACACCTATCGCTTCCGCAACCTCGAGTACGTCCGCCCCGACGGCGTCGAGGTGCTGCTTCCGACCCCGCAGCAGCCCGAGGTCCAGGCCACCGACAAGCTGATCACGATGACCACGTGCAGCCCGCGGTACGGCTCCACGGAACGCGCCATCGCGTACGGCGTCTTCGAGTCCTTCACCCCCCGCGCGGACGGACCGCCCGCGTCGCTGACCACCGGAGCCGCCTGA
- a CDS encoding anthranilate synthase component II, giving the protein MSFHVVVVDNRDSFVHTLAGYVAGLGARVTMHPATAPGVVAAVAAADAVLVSPGPGHPVDAGASIDVVRAAHADGIPLLGVCLGHQALAVAFGAEVTRAPELLHGITSSVHHDGLGVFADLPDGFRATRYHSLAVDPATVPDDLVVTARSESGVIMGLAHRNAPLTGVQFHPESILTEGGHALLGRWLEDAGLRGAAERGRSLHPRRGQGPVQ; this is encoded by the coding sequence GTGAGCTTCCACGTCGTCGTCGTGGACAATCGCGACAGCTTCGTGCACACACTCGCCGGCTACGTCGCGGGTCTCGGCGCCCGCGTGACGATGCACCCGGCCACCGCCCCCGGTGTCGTCGCCGCGGTCGCGGCCGCGGACGCCGTGCTGGTCTCCCCCGGGCCGGGGCATCCCGTCGACGCCGGCGCGTCGATAGACGTCGTGCGTGCGGCCCACGCCGACGGCATCCCCCTCCTCGGGGTGTGTCTGGGGCATCAGGCCCTCGCGGTGGCCTTCGGAGCGGAAGTGACCAGAGCGCCCGAACTGCTCCACGGGATCACCAGTTCCGTGCACCACGACGGTCTCGGCGTGTTCGCGGACCTGCCCGATGGGTTCCGGGCCACGCGCTACCACTCGCTCGCCGTGGACCCCGCCACCGTGCCGGACGATCTCGTCGTCACCGCCCGCAGCGAGAGCGGCGTCATCATGGGTCTCGCCCACCGCAACGCGCCACTGACCGGCGTGCAGTTCCACCCCGAGAGCATCCTCACCGAGGGCGGCCACGCTCTGCTCGGCCGCTGGCTCGAGGATGCCGGACTCCGAGGCGCGGCTGAGCGCGGGCGGAGCCTGCACCCCCGACGGGGTCAGGGACCGGTGCAGTAG
- the pknB gene encoding Stk1 family PASTA domain-containing Ser/Thr kinase, which yields MTTETRVLSGRYRVDDLIGRGGMASVYRGYDQTLGRTVAIKILKADLAGDAAFRTRFRLEAQAASRMAHPTIVRVFDAGEDVEVGADGHERPVPYIVMELVHGRLLKDVVAAGPVPIDDALRYVDGILEALEYSHRAGVVHRDIKPGNVMITDSGRIKVMDFGIARAVSDSSSTVAETTAIVGTAAYFSPEQAKGESVDARADLYSTGVVLYELLTGRPPFRGDTPVAVAYQHVSEAPLPPSEINDTVPRALDAVVLRALAKDPFQRPQDAAGFREDLDATVEGKEPTKRQMSALSNELYGPNPRQAAETARSLRQLSTDTTMRRTQPGPPVAWIWAGVAILAVLLISVLLWVIQIQPSTDVPSAGRTVPNVVDMTYDDAVQALEKEDLSAKRIDVADATIAAGNVVRTTPGADTSVAAGQEVSVYVSSGADTAKVPTLEGITETEARAALESAGLSLGLVQRKPDPALAAGVVMTASVASGTEVAKGTTVNLVVASGTVVIVNYEGYPVDVAKRELESDDKQLTVSTQEDAGCPATTPSLVKTQSLAPGEVPVHSEITLTYCTGP from the coding sequence GTGACCACTGAGACGCGCGTCCTCTCCGGACGCTACCGCGTCGACGACCTCATCGGTCGTGGCGGTATGGCCAGCGTCTACCGCGGCTACGACCAGACGCTCGGGCGCACGGTGGCGATCAAGATCCTCAAGGCCGACCTCGCCGGCGACGCCGCGTTCCGCACGCGGTTCCGTCTCGAGGCCCAGGCGGCGTCGCGCATGGCGCACCCGACGATCGTGCGGGTGTTCGATGCGGGCGAGGACGTCGAGGTGGGAGCCGACGGGCACGAACGTCCCGTTCCGTACATCGTCATGGAGCTGGTCCACGGGCGCCTCCTGAAAGACGTCGTCGCGGCGGGCCCGGTGCCCATCGACGACGCGTTGCGCTACGTCGACGGCATCCTGGAGGCCCTCGAGTACTCGCACCGTGCCGGTGTCGTGCACCGCGACATCAAGCCCGGCAACGTGATGATCACCGACTCCGGTCGCATCAAGGTCATGGACTTCGGGATCGCCCGCGCGGTGTCCGACTCCTCCTCCACGGTCGCCGAGACCACGGCGATCGTGGGCACGGCGGCGTACTTCTCGCCGGAGCAGGCGAAGGGCGAGTCGGTCGACGCGCGCGCCGACCTGTACTCCACCGGTGTCGTGCTCTACGAGCTCCTCACCGGCCGTCCCCCGTTCCGGGGCGACACCCCGGTCGCCGTGGCGTACCAGCACGTGAGCGAGGCGCCCCTCCCTCCCAGCGAGATCAACGACACGGTCCCGCGCGCGCTCGACGCGGTCGTCCTCCGCGCCCTCGCGAAAGACCCGTTCCAGCGCCCGCAGGACGCCGCCGGTTTCCGCGAAGACCTGGATGCCACGGTCGAGGGCAAGGAACCCACGAAGCGTCAGATGTCGGCGCTGTCGAACGAGCTGTACGGCCCGAACCCGCGTCAGGCGGCGGAGACCGCGCGGTCGCTCCGTCAGCTCAGCACCGACACCACGATGCGCCGCACGCAGCCCGGTCCGCCGGTCGCGTGGATCTGGGCCGGAGTCGCCATCCTGGCCGTCCTCCTCATCTCGGTTCTGCTCTGGGTCATCCAGATCCAGCCGTCGACGGACGTGCCCTCGGCCGGACGCACGGTCCCGAACGTCGTCGACATGACCTACGACGACGCGGTCCAGGCGCTCGAGAAGGAAGACCTCTCCGCCAAGCGCATCGACGTCGCCGATGCCACCATCGCGGCCGGCAACGTGGTGCGCACGACCCCCGGCGCCGACACGTCGGTCGCCGCGGGTCAGGAGGTGTCCGTCTATGTCTCCTCGGGTGCCGATACCGCGAAGGTCCCGACGCTCGAGGGGATCACCGAGACCGAGGCCCGCGCTGCGCTCGAGTCCGCCGGCCTGTCCCTCGGCCTGGTGCAGCGCAAACCCGATCCGGCCCTCGCCGCGGGCGTCGTGATGACGGCGAGCGTGGCATCCGGAACCGAGGTCGCCAAGGGCACCACCGTCAACCTCGTCGTCGCCAGCGGAACCGTCGTCATCGTCAACTACGAGGGCTATCCCGTCGACGTCGCCAAGCGCGAGCTGGAGTCGGACGACAAGCAGCTGACCGTGAGCACGCAAGAGGATGCCGGCTGCCCGGCCACGACCCCGTCGCTGGTCAAGACGCAGTCGCTCGCGCCCGGCGAGGTGCCGGTGCACAGCGAGATCACTCTGACCTACTGCACCGGTCCCTGA
- a CDS encoding serine/threonine-protein kinase, whose protein sequence is MRPTQGVTFGGRYELDSRIAIGGMGEVWEATDHVIGRTVAIKILKDEYMGDPGFLERFRAEARHAALVNHEGIASVFDYGEEDGSAFLVMELVPGEALSTILEREGSLSTDKTLDIVAQTAAALQAAHAAGLVHRDIKPGNLLITPDGRVKITDFGIARIADQVPLTATGQVMGTVQYLSPEQASGHPASPATDIYSLGIVAYESLAGKRPFTGESQVAIAMAQINEQPAPLPPTVAVPVQNLVMAMIAKKPDDRPASAAAVSRAATALRRGDLAAAAGAVPAIAAGVAVADEATQLLTAGQTSAATRLLPAPAATSLLSEEHTEEDARPQKKKRSPWTWPLVALIALLLLVLGGTLFAVLSNQNSADPDPSPSTSGSATPSRSASTPSSTPTQSSQLIDVNALGLPGKTCDEASAILGDADLGANCETGNAATSPEQVGTVDTVTPTGRVPAGTVITLRVFGEQTQLPTPATPTIEPSQATAGGTVEVTWQAYTCPSGTGNVASYNFTATQGTFQNGQSTSSFAPDARSAQLQVSNSPGQTLKVTYTVSCSGTDRTVSSGEATAAITGASTPTPNPSASR, encoded by the coding sequence ATGAGACCGACGCAAGGAGTGACCTTCGGAGGACGCTACGAGCTGGATTCGCGGATCGCGATCGGCGGGATGGGCGAGGTGTGGGAAGCGACGGACCACGTCATCGGACGTACCGTCGCGATCAAGATCCTCAAAGACGAGTACATGGGCGACCCCGGCTTCCTCGAGCGCTTCCGCGCCGAGGCGCGCCACGCCGCACTCGTCAACCACGAGGGCATCGCGAGCGTGTTCGACTACGGCGAGGAGGACGGCAGCGCCTTCCTCGTGATGGAGCTCGTGCCCGGCGAGGCGCTCTCCACGATCCTCGAACGCGAGGGGTCGCTGTCGACCGACAAGACCCTCGACATCGTGGCGCAGACGGCGGCGGCCCTGCAGGCCGCGCACGCCGCCGGCCTCGTCCACCGCGACATCAAGCCCGGCAACCTGCTGATCACGCCCGACGGTCGGGTGAAGATCACCGACTTCGGCATCGCCCGCATCGCCGACCAGGTGCCGCTCACCGCGACCGGTCAGGTCATGGGAACGGTGCAGTACCTGTCGCCCGAGCAGGCGTCCGGCCACCCGGCATCCCCCGCGACCGACATCTACTCGCTCGGCATCGTCGCGTACGAGTCCCTCGCGGGCAAGCGTCCGTTCACGGGCGAGTCGCAGGTCGCGATCGCGATGGCGCAGATCAACGAGCAGCCCGCGCCGCTGCCGCCCACCGTCGCCGTCCCGGTGCAGAACCTCGTGATGGCGATGATCGCGAAGAAGCCCGACGACCGCCCGGCCTCAGCTGCTGCCGTGTCGCGCGCGGCGACGGCGCTTCGTCGCGGAGACCTGGCCGCGGCCGCCGGTGCCGTCCCCGCGATCGCCGCGGGTGTCGCGGTCGCCGACGAGGCCACGCAGCTGCTCACCGCGGGGCAGACCTCCGCCGCGACGCGCCTGCTGCCTGCACCCGCCGCGACGTCGCTCCTCTCCGAGGAGCACACGGAAGAGGACGCCCGCCCGCAGAAGAAGAAGCGCAGCCCGTGGACGTGGCCGTTGGTCGCTCTCATCGCGCTGCTGCTGCTCGTTCTGGGCGGCACGCTGTTCGCGGTGCTCAGCAACCAGAACTCGGCCGATCCCGACCCGTCCCCGTCGACGTCCGGCTCCGCGACTCCCTCGCGCAGTGCCTCGACCCCGTCGTCGACCCCGACGCAGTCCTCGCAGCTCATCGACGTCAACGCGCTCGGCCTGCCGGGCAAGACGTGCGACGAGGCCAGCGCGATCCTCGGCGACGCCGACCTCGGCGCCAACTGCGAGACCGGCAATGCCGCGACCTCGCCCGAGCAGGTCGGCACCGTCGACACCGTGACCCCCACCGGTCGCGTCCCCGCGGGAACGGTCATCACTCTGCGCGTGTTCGGCGAGCAGACGCAGCTTCCCACGCCGGCCACGCCGACCATCGAGCCGAGCCAGGCCACGGCCGGCGGCACCGTCGAGGTCACCTGGCAGGCGTACACCTGCCCGTCCGGCACCGGAAACGTCGCGTCGTACAACTTCACCGCGACCCAGGGCACGTTCCAGAACGGTCAGTCGACGTCGTCGTTCGCGCCCGATGCACGCAGCGCGCAGCTCCAGGTCAGCAACTCGCCCGGGCAGACGCTGAAGGTGACGTACACGGTGAGCTGCTCCGGCACCGACCGGACCGTCTCGTCCGGCGAGGCGACCGCGGCGATCACGGGCGCCAGCACGCCCACGCCGAACCCCAGCGCCAGCCGCTGA
- a CDS encoding peptidoglycan D,D-transpeptidase FtsI family protein, producing the protein MTKELRRLSIVMLAMFLALFVSTSVIQVGQAANLANTAGNRRALYDSYEIQRGSIIVSGTAIASSVPSEDVYSWQRQYVDADMWAPVTGYMNPVLDARTRIESAENAVLSGSDENDFFSRIERTVTGEVQRGSNVELSLDADVQRAAWDALGDQQGAVVAIEPSTGRILAMVSKPSYDTNLLAVHDADAVNAAYDQLTADPSKPLDNRAIEGDLNPPGSTFKLVVASAALASGRYTPDSTFPNVSSYTLPQSSSVVSNAGGGACGDGDTVTIATALRLSCNIPMAELAVELGDDAIRAEAEKYGFNSSFAMVPDSTFASTPSTYPSNLDAPQTALSGFGQGQVRATPLQMAMVSAGIANDGVVMNPRMIDRVIRTDLSSTEGSSSEYGRALDSNLAAQMVTMMKANVQDGAASNARIDGVEVAGKTGTAENDTRPYTLWFTGFAPADDPKVAVAVVVENGGGQGQSGSGNEIAAPIAKKVMEAVLGK; encoded by the coding sequence GTGACCAAAGAACTCCGACGCCTCAGCATCGTCATGCTGGCGATGTTCCTCGCGCTGTTCGTGTCGACCAGCGTCATCCAGGTCGGCCAGGCGGCCAACCTCGCGAACACCGCCGGCAACCGGCGTGCGCTGTACGACTCCTACGAGATCCAGCGCGGCTCGATCATCGTCAGCGGAACGGCGATCGCCTCGTCCGTCCCCTCCGAGGACGTCTACAGCTGGCAACGTCAGTACGTGGATGCCGACATGTGGGCGCCCGTCACCGGCTACATGAACCCCGTCCTCGACGCGCGGACCCGGATCGAGTCCGCCGAGAACGCCGTGCTCAGCGGTTCCGACGAGAACGACTTCTTCAGCCGCATCGAACGCACCGTGACGGGCGAGGTGCAGCGCGGGTCGAACGTCGAACTCTCCCTGGATGCCGACGTCCAGCGGGCCGCCTGGGACGCCCTCGGCGACCAGCAGGGCGCCGTCGTCGCGATCGAGCCGTCCACGGGCCGGATCCTGGCCATGGTGTCCAAGCCGAGTTACGACACCAACCTGCTCGCCGTGCACGATGCGGACGCGGTGAACGCCGCGTACGACCAGCTCACCGCCGACCCGTCGAAGCCGCTCGACAATCGGGCGATCGAGGGCGATCTCAACCCGCCCGGCTCGACCTTCAAGCTCGTCGTGGCCTCGGCAGCCCTCGCATCCGGCCGCTACACGCCCGACTCGACGTTCCCGAACGTCTCCTCGTACACGCTGCCCCAGTCCTCGAGCGTCGTGAGCAACGCCGGTGGCGGAGCGTGCGGCGACGGCGACACCGTCACGATCGCGACGGCTCTGCGCCTGAGCTGCAACATCCCGATGGCGGAGCTCGCCGTCGAGCTCGGCGACGACGCGATCCGCGCCGAGGCCGAGAAGTACGGCTTCAACTCCTCGTTCGCGATGGTCCCGGACTCGACCTTCGCCTCCACGCCCTCGACGTACCCCTCGAACCTCGACGCGCCCCAGACGGCGCTCAGCGGCTTCGGCCAGGGGCAGGTGCGCGCGACTCCGCTGCAGATGGCGATGGTGTCGGCCGGCATCGCGAACGACGGCGTCGTCATGAACCCGCGCATGATCGACCGGGTGATCCGAACGGACCTCTCGAGCACCGAGGGATCCAGCAGCGAGTACGGCCGCGCGCTGGACTCCAACCTCGCGGCCCAGATGGTCACGATGATGAAGGCGAACGTCCAGGACGGCGCGGCGTCGAATGCAAGAATAGACGGGGTCGAGGTGGCGGGTAAGACCGGCACCGCAGAGAACGACACTCGTCCCTACACTCTCTGGTTCACCGGATTCGCCCCGGCGGACGACCCGAAGGTCGCTGTCGCTGTCGTGGTGGAGAACGGCGGGGGCCAGGGTCAGAGCGGGAGCGGCAACGAGATCGCCGCCCCGATAGCGAAGAAGGTCATGGAGGCGGTGCTGGGCAAATGA
- a CDS encoding FtsW/RodA/SpoVE family cell cycle protein, translating to MTDQKLTRSPEVSTDTAVMRALKKIRTPAKQRNRELGLLLFAIAVYGAAIVLVQLGVNGAIESGYLMLAGIPALLALVLHVVLRLRARDADPFVLPIATVLTGLGIAMIYRIDLAVGLKGWDATAIRQIAWAAIALVAALLVVVFVRNYRVLFRYTYLSGLIGILLLLLPFVPGLGTEQNADVWVSLGFVSFQPGELAKIALAIFFAGYLVRTRESLTSTGTRFLFMTWPRARELGPLLIIWLVSLGIIVLQRDLGTGLLIFGMFVAMLYVATGKTSWVLIGVVLAATGAFLASRVLPYVNGRFTNWLDAFNPEVIDADGGSYQLTQGIFGLAHGGLFGTGLGQGRPYITPLSQSDYIVPSLGEELGLVGLFAILALYMVFASRGIRVGLAGQDDFGKLLATGFSFTIALQVFIMVGGVTRVIPLTGLTTPFLAAGGSSLVANWIIVAFLLRISDAVRSRPRVVIG from the coding sequence ATGACCGACCAGAAGCTGACGCGATCGCCAGAGGTGTCCACCGACACCGCCGTGATGCGCGCGCTGAAGAAGATCCGGACGCCCGCCAAGCAGCGCAACCGCGAGCTCGGCCTGCTGCTGTTCGCGATCGCCGTCTACGGCGCGGCGATCGTGCTGGTGCAGCTCGGGGTGAACGGCGCGATCGAGTCGGGCTACCTGATGCTCGCCGGCATCCCCGCCCTGCTCGCGCTCGTCCTCCACGTCGTGCTGCGCCTGCGCGCCCGGGACGCCGACCCGTTCGTGCTCCCCATCGCGACCGTCCTCACGGGCCTCGGGATCGCGATGATCTACCGGATCGACCTCGCGGTGGGTCTGAAGGGGTGGGATGCCACGGCCATCCGCCAGATCGCCTGGGCGGCGATCGCCCTGGTCGCGGCCCTGCTCGTGGTCGTCTTCGTGCGCAACTACCGCGTCCTGTTCCGGTACACGTACCTCTCGGGCCTCATCGGCATCCTGCTGCTCCTGCTCCCCTTCGTCCCGGGCCTGGGCACCGAGCAGAACGCGGACGTGTGGGTCTCGCTCGGGTTCGTGTCCTTCCAGCCGGGCGAGCTCGCCAAGATCGCGTTGGCGATCTTCTTCGCCGGCTACCTCGTGCGCACCCGCGAGAGCCTCACCTCCACGGGGACGCGCTTCCTGTTCATGACGTGGCCGCGCGCCCGCGAGCTGGGTCCGCTGCTGATCATCTGGCTCGTCTCGCTCGGCATCATCGTGCTCCAGCGCGACCTCGGCACGGGCCTGCTGATCTTCGGGATGTTCGTCGCGATGCTCTACGTCGCCACCGGCAAGACCAGCTGGGTCCTGATCGGTGTCGTCCTGGCCGCGACCGGGGCGTTCCTGGCATCCCGCGTCCTGCCGTACGTCAACGGCCGCTTCACGAACTGGCTCGACGCCTTCAACCCCGAGGTCATCGATGCCGACGGCGGCAGCTACCAGCTGACCCAGGGCATCTTCGGCCTCGCCCACGGCGGTCTCTTCGGCACGGGACTCGGTCAGGGCCGCCCGTACATCACGCCGCTGTCGCAGAGCGACTACATCGTGCCGAGCCTCGGCGAGGAGCTGGGTCTCGTCGGCCTGTTCGCGATCCTCGCGCTCTACATGGTCTTCGCGAGCCGCGGCATCCGGGTCGGTCTCGCCGGCCAGGACGACTTCGGCAAGCTCCTCGCGACGGGCTTCTCCTTCACGATCGCGCTGCAGGTGTTCATCATGGTCGGCGGTGTGACCCGGGTCATCCCCCTCACCGGCCTCACCACTCCGTTCCTCGCCGCCGGCGGATCGTCGCTGGTCGCGAACTGGATCATCGTGGCGTTCCTCCTGCGCATCTCGGATGCCGTCCGCAGCCGTCCCCGGGTGGTGATCGGCTGA
- a CDS encoding PP2C family protein-serine/threonine phosphatase, whose amino-acid sequence MVFQGSSAAISHTGKVRSNNQDSGYAGSNLFVVADGMGGHAGGDVASSLAIAALTELDQPFPSTTAAEHALRDALADTATTLIDTVARRPELAGMGTTVSAVIMVDDYAVIGHIGDSRVYLYRDDTLTQITTDHTFVQRLVDSGRITPEEARYHPRRSVLMRVLGDMDPDPEVDTFIMPTQDGDRWLLCSDGLSGVVDDAHTTKALALGMPPARTADALLKQALDGGAPDNVTVVIVDVGGQHPVFIGTPTIVGSASNPSGVMVSPVRPARSTWLHSARQAANEPTHFEPAAEFLEELIEEDRRRARRRRLGWLAALILVLAGIGAGLFAGYQWTQTRYYVGADDNSVVIYRGIQQSIGPLSLSTVYEDTNIVLADLSEFDRQTVEATISARSLSDAELIVDRLRPEPEATG is encoded by the coding sequence ATGGTCTTCCAGGGCTCGAGCGCGGCCATCTCCCACACGGGCAAGGTGCGCTCCAACAATCAGGACTCCGGCTACGCCGGGTCCAACCTCTTCGTGGTCGCCGACGGCATGGGCGGTCACGCCGGAGGTGATGTCGCCTCGAGCCTGGCGATCGCGGCACTGACCGAGCTGGACCAGCCGTTCCCCAGCACGACCGCGGCCGAGCACGCCCTCCGCGACGCCCTCGCCGACACCGCGACGACCCTCATCGACACGGTTGCGCGTCGTCCGGAGCTGGCCGGCATGGGCACGACCGTCAGCGCGGTCATCATGGTCGACGACTACGCCGTCATCGGGCACATCGGCGACTCGCGCGTCTACCTGTACCGCGACGACACGCTGACGCAGATCACCACGGACCACACCTTCGTGCAGCGCCTCGTCGATTCGGGTCGCATCACCCCCGAAGAGGCGCGGTACCACCCGCGCCGGTCGGTGCTCATGCGCGTGCTCGGCGACATGGATCCCGATCCCGAGGTCGACACGTTCATCATGCCGACGCAGGACGGCGACCGCTGGTTGCTCTGCTCCGACGGTCTCTCCGGCGTCGTCGACGACGCGCACACGACCAAGGCGCTCGCGCTCGGGATGCCACCCGCCCGCACCGCGGACGCGCTGCTGAAGCAGGCGCTCGACGGCGGTGCCCCCGACAACGTCACCGTCGTCATCGTCGATGTGGGCGGTCAGCACCCCGTGTTCATCGGGACGCCGACGATCGTCGGCTCGGCCTCGAACCCCAGCGGCGTCATGGTCTCGCCCGTGCGCCCCGCGCGGTCGACGTGGCTGCACTCGGCGCGCCAGGCGGCGAACGAACCGACGCACTTCGAGCCGGCGGCCGAGTTCCTGGAAGAACTCATCGAGGAGGATCGTCGCCGCGCCCGTCGCCGGCGCCTGGGCTGGCTCGCCGCCCTCATCCTCGTGCTCGCCGGGATCGGTGCGGGCCTGTTCGCCGGCTACCAGTGGACGCAGACGCGCTACTACGTCGGCGCCGACGACAACTCGGTGGTGATCTATCGCGGCATCCAGCAGTCCATCGGGCCGCTGTCGCTGTCGACCGTCTACGAGGACACGAACATCGTGCTCGCCGACCTGTCCGAGTTCGATCGGCAGACGGTGGAGGCGACCATCTCGGCGCGTTCCCTCTCGGACGCCGAGCTCATCGTGGATCGTCTGCGTCCGGAACCGGAGGCCACGGGATGA
- a CDS encoding FHA domain-containing protein FhaB/FipA, with protein MSPLTLLLLQGGFLVLLWFFVFGVVYSLRADLFGVKVRKLPEPSASAPAPSAPAPTSSPNAETTQVKRPAAPVPAPAGGLATTASVSRIVITSGPKAGLELPLGTEPLTIGRSSESGLVIRDDYTSSHHARLVLWGDQWMLQDLDSTNGTTHDGVRVASPVQVKVGAPIKVGATTFELRK; from the coding sequence ATGAGTCCACTGACTCTTCTTCTTCTGCAGGGCGGCTTCCTCGTGCTGCTCTGGTTCTTCGTGTTCGGCGTCGTCTATTCGCTGCGGGCCGATCTGTTCGGCGTGAAGGTCCGCAAGCTCCCCGAGCCCTCGGCATCCGCCCCGGCTCCCTCAGCCCCCGCCCCCACGTCGTCGCCGAACGCCGAGACGACGCAGGTGAAGCGTCCCGCCGCACCGGTCCCCGCCCCCGCCGGCGGCCTCGCGACGACCGCGTCCGTCTCGCGCATCGTCATCACGAGCGGTCCCAAGGCGGGGCTCGAACTCCCCCTCGGAACCGAACCCCTCACCATCGGCCGCTCGAGCGAGTCGGGCCTGGTCATCCGCGACGACTACACCTCCAGCCACCACGCACGACTCGTGCTATGGGGCGACCAGTGGATGCTGCAGGACCTCGACTCCACGAACGGGACCACGCATGACGGGGTGCGGGTGGCATCCCCGGTCCAGGTGAAGGTGGGCGCTCCGATCAAGGTCGGCGCGACGACCTTCGAGTTGCGGAAGTAA